From the genome of Bradyrhizobium elkanii USDA 76, one region includes:
- a CDS encoding amidohydrolase family protein, with product MSSNLTDEELAALMPSELCRHQTPIPTQIVSSDEFYPDPQNERQREVEARLLAMADDLGAKQGLDRRRFFQTAAGMAASFVAMNQVYGELFAVTPAEAATPAMAQERANSLKDQFIMDMHTHFLRDDTRIMGFVEMRRAVGKAGWNKELNDHEQTIEDLKFNNYKKEMFLDSDTKIALISSAPSDIEQDWFLTNAQMADARKKMNDEAGSRRVFCHAIFTPGQPGWLDKLDAALALKPESCKGYTIGDNTHKEISRYPWRLDDEKVAYKGYEKMVKAGIRNVCVHKGLFPPGIEKQYPNLRGFADVADVGQAAKDWPQLNFIIYHSAYRHVGGDPKVALAEFERTGRIAWTSDLADIPAQYGVNNVYGDVGQLFATTLVAEPNVCAALMGTLIKGLGVDHVCWGTDALWTGAPQWQIEGLRRLEIPETMQKKFGYAPLGPADGPVKTAIFGDNNARLYNIQPKRAMLDLKGDRFAMMKAQYEKAGPEPSNTRYGYVVPNGVIDHRVFA from the coding sequence ATGAGCAGCAATCTCACCGACGAAGAACTTGCCGCCTTGATGCCCTCCGAACTGTGCCGGCACCAGACACCGATCCCGACCCAGATCGTCTCCAGCGACGAATTCTATCCCGACCCGCAGAACGAACGTCAACGCGAGGTCGAGGCGCGGCTGCTCGCGATGGCCGACGATCTCGGCGCCAAGCAGGGCCTCGATCGCCGCAGATTCTTCCAGACCGCGGCCGGCATGGCCGCCTCCTTCGTCGCGATGAACCAGGTTTACGGGGAGCTGTTCGCCGTGACGCCGGCGGAGGCCGCGACACCGGCGATGGCGCAGGAGCGCGCCAACTCCCTGAAAGACCAGTTCATCATGGACATGCACACGCATTTCCTGCGCGACGACACCCGCATCATGGGTTTTGTGGAAATGCGCAGGGCGGTCGGCAAGGCCGGCTGGAACAAGGAGCTCAACGATCACGAGCAGACCATCGAGGATCTGAAGTTCAACAACTACAAGAAAGAGATGTTTCTCGATTCCGACACCAAGATCGCGCTGATCTCCTCGGCGCCGTCGGATATCGAGCAGGACTGGTTCCTGACCAACGCGCAGATGGCCGACGCGCGCAAGAAAATGAACGACGAGGCCGGCTCGCGGCGCGTGTTCTGCCACGCCATCTTCACGCCCGGGCAGCCCGGCTGGCTCGACAAGCTCGACGCCGCATTGGCGCTGAAGCCGGAATCCTGCAAGGGCTACACGATCGGCGACAACACCCACAAGGAGATCAGCCGCTACCCCTGGCGGCTGGACGACGAGAAGGTCGCCTACAAGGGTTATGAGAAGATGGTGAAGGCGGGCATCAGGAATGTCTGCGTGCACAAGGGACTGTTTCCGCCCGGGATCGAGAAGCAGTATCCGAACCTGCGCGGCTTCGCCGACGTTGCCGATGTCGGCCAAGCCGCCAAGGACTGGCCGCAGCTCAACTTCATCATCTACCATTCGGCCTATCGCCATGTCGGCGGCGATCCGAAGGTCGCGCTCGCCGAGTTCGAGCGAACCGGGCGCATCGCCTGGACCTCGGATCTCGCCGACATCCCGGCGCAGTATGGCGTCAACAACGTCTATGGCGACGTCGGGCAATTGTTTGCGACCACACTGGTCGCCGAGCCCAATGTCTGCGCCGCACTGATGGGCACCCTGATCAAGGGCCTCGGCGTCGACCATGTCTGCTGGGGCACCGATGCGCTGTGGACCGGCGCGCCGCAATGGCAGATCGAGGGCCTGCGGCGGCTGGAAATCCCGGAGACGATGCAGAAGAAGTTCGGCTATGCACCGCTCGGCCCCGCCGACGGGCCGGTCAAGACGGCGATCTTCGGCGACAACAACGCCCGGCTCTACAACATCCAGCCGAAGCGCGCGATGCTCGACCTCAAGGGCGATCGCTTTGCGATGATGAAGGCGCAGTATGAGAAGGCCGGCCCCGAACCGTCGAACACGCGTTACGGCTATGTCGTGCCGAACGGTGTAATCGATCACCGGGTGTTTGCCTGA